The genome window GTTCTTCATCCCGGCCCACCACCAATCGGCCGCCTATATATTCACCTCCTTCACCAACAGCACCGGCTTCAGCTTCTCCGGCGCCTCGATCTACGTCTTCTTGATCGGCCTGCTCCTCGCCCAGTACACCTTCACCGGCTACGACGCCTCGGCGCATATGACCGAGGAGACGAAGAGCGCGGCGGTCGCCGGTCCGCGCGGGATCGTGTGGTCGATCGTCATCTCACTGTTCGCCGGCTGGCTGCTTCTGATCGGCGTCACCTCGGCCATCCAGAACTACACCGCCGAGGCGGGCGCGGTCGTGCCGCCGGCGCAGATCTTCGTCGACGCCGTCGGCAAGAACCTGGGCACGTTCCTGCTCTTCATCGTCGTCGGGGCGCAGTTCTACTGCGGGATGTCCTCGGTGACGGCCAACTCCCGCATGATCTACGCCTTCTCTCGCGACGGCGCCGTGCCTGGCTCCCAGTTCTGGCACAGGATCAACCCGCGCACCCGCACTCCGACCAACTCCATCTGGTTCGCCGCGGTCGGCGCCTTCATCCTGGGCCTGCCGTACCTGTGGAACCCGGTCGCCTACGCCGCGGTGACCTCGATCGCCGTCATCGGCCTCTACATCGCCTACGGCATACCCATCCTTCTGCGCCTCATGGCCGGCGACAGCTTCCAGCGCGGACCCTGGCACCTCGGCCGGTGGAGCCGCCCGGTCGGCATCATCGCCGTCGCCTGGATCGTGTTCATCTCCATCCTCTTCGTCCTGCCGCAGGTGGCGCCCGGTAACAGCCTGACCACCTTCAACTACGCCATCCTCGCGGTCGCGGTAGTGTTGGTCGGCACCGGAGGTTGGTGGTTGCTGTCAGCGAAGAACTGGTTCAAGGGGCCCAAGGTCCAGGGGTCCGTGGAGGAGCTCGCCAAGATCGAGGCCGAACTCGCCGCGGCCGGCGCGTGAAGTGGGGACGACCCTGAAAGAAGAACGGCCGAAGATCGGAATCACCGTCAGCCCGCGGCGGGGGGAGCCCTACTACTCCCCGTACCGCAGGGCGGTCGAGGCCGCCGGCGCGGAGCCGGTCGAGCTGCCGCCTGGGACCCAGTCGCTCCCGGAGCTGGACGGGCTCCTGCTGCCAGGCGGCTGGGATGTCGACCCGTCCTTTTATGGAGAGACGCCGGGCGAGCAGGTCGGGCCGATCGACCATGAGCTGGACGAGACCGAGCTGAGGCTCTTTCGCCAGGCGCGTGAGCAGGAGCTGCCCGTGCTCGGCATCTGCCGCGGTCAGCAGGTGATCAACGTCGCCATGGGCGGTTCGCTGGTGCAGCACCTGGAGGACCACGACGTGCGGGACCATGGGCGCAGCCATCTCGCCCACACCATCGAGGTCGACCCCGGCTCGGAGCTGGGGCGGGCGGCGGGTGAGCACCGGATCCGGGTCAACAGCCTCCACCACCAGGCGATCAGGAACCTCGCGCCGGGCCTGCAGCAAACCGCGCGCGGCGAGGACGGCACCGTCGAGGCCGTGGAATCGGACGACGGCCTCATCGTCGCCGTGCAGTGCCATCCCGAGGAGCTGACGACCGACATGCCCTGGGCGCGCAGGCTATTCGAGCGCTTCGTCGCCCGTGCTCGCCATCGCAAGTCCCGGTGAGCGGATGCTGACCCTGGAGCAGCTGGCGCATTCGGTCGCCGGCGGCGAGATCGACACGGTCATCGTCGCGTTCACCGACATGCAGGGCCGCCTCATGGGCAAGCGTGTCGACGCCGAGTATTTCGTCGAGACCTCGTCGGCGGGCGAGTCGACCGAGGGCTGCAACTACCTGCTCACCGTCGACATGGACATGGACCCCGTTCCGGGCTATCAGATGGCGAGCTGGGAGCGCGGCTACGGCGACTTCGACCTGGTGCCCGACTTCTCGACCCTGCGCGCCGTGCCGTGGCTGGAGGCGACCGCGCTCGTCCTCTGCGACGTCGCCTGGCACGACGGATCGCCGGTGCGGCCCTCGCCGCGGCAGGTGCTGCGCGCGCAGATCGACCGCGCCCGCAAGCTCGGCTTCGAGCCCATGTTCGGCTCGGAGCTCGAGTTCTACCTCCTGAAGGAGACGTTCGCCGAGGCCCACGCCAAGCACTACATCGAGCTCACGCCATCGGTCCCCTACAACCTGGACTACCACGTCCTCGCCACCAGCTACGACGAGCCTTTCATCAGGACCGTGCGCAAGGGCATGAAGGCCGCCGGCATCCGGGTCGAGAGCTCGAAGGGGGAGGCGTGGCCGGGCCAGCAGGAGATCAACTTCCGTTTCGCCGACGCGCTGAGGATGGCCGACAACCACGTCATCTACAAGAACGGGATCAAGGAGATGGCGCACCAGCACGGCTGCTCGGTGACGTTCATGGCCAAGCCCGACCACCGCTGGATCGGCAGCTCGTGCCACGTGCACTCGAGCCTCTGGAAGGACGGGCGCAACTCGTTTGACGGCGAGTCGGAGACGTTCCGTCAGTACCTCGCCGGACACATCGCGAGCGCATCGGAGCTCGCGATCTTTCTGGCGCCCACCATCAACTCGTACAAGCGCTACGCCGCCGGCACCTGGGCGCCGACGACTCTCGCGTGGGGCCACGACAACCGGACGTGCGGGTTCCGCATCGTCGGCCACGGCCAGCACCTGCGCACCGAGTCGCGCATCCCCGGCGCCGACGTCAACCCGTACCTCGCCTTCGCCGCGCTGCTCGCGGCGGGGCTGCACGGGATCGAAAATCGCCTCGAGCTCC of bacterium contains these proteins:
- a CDS encoding amino acid permease; the protein is MSVQAQVSDVETLHRLGYAQELRRRMSTFSNFAVSFTIISILSGCLTLYGYGMATGGPVIMNIGWPLVGIFVTLVGLAMAEVCSSYPTAGGLYYWSAKLGGKNGPAWSWFTGWFNLLGQIAVTAGIDFGGAFFMSALFNQLFGYTLDPPHIIAVYAVILFLHGLLNTFGVGLVAMLNDISVWWHLLGVLIIVGALFFIPAHHQSAAYIFTSFTNSTGFSFSGASIYVFLIGLLLAQYTFTGYDASAHMTEETKSAAVAGPRGIVWSIVISLFAGWLLLIGVTSAIQNYTAEAGAVVPPAQIFVDAVGKNLGTFLLFIVVGAQFYCGMSSVTANSRMIYAFSRDGAVPGSQFWHRINPRTRTPTNSIWFAAVGAFILGLPYLWNPVAYAAVTSIAVIGLYIAYGIPILLRLMAGDSFQRGPWHLGRWSRPVGIIAVAWIVFISILFVLPQVAPGNSLTTFNYAILAVAVVLVGTGGWWLLSAKNWFKGPKVQGSVEELAKIEAELAAAGA
- a CDS encoding gamma-glutamyl-gamma-aminobutyrate hydrolase family protein; the protein is MGTTLKEERPKIGITVSPRRGEPYYSPYRRAVEAAGAEPVELPPGTQSLPELDGLLLPGGWDVDPSFYGETPGEQVGPIDHELDETELRLFRQAREQELPVLGICRGQQVINVAMGGSLVQHLEDHDVRDHGRSHLAHTIEVDPGSELGRAAGEHRIRVNSLHHQAIRNLAPGLQQTARGEDGTVEAVESDDGLIVAVQCHPEELTTDMPWARRLFERFVARARHRKSR
- a CDS encoding glutamine synthetase — its product is MLTLEQLAHSVAGGEIDTVIVAFTDMQGRLMGKRVDAEYFVETSSAGESTEGCNYLLTVDMDMDPVPGYQMASWERGYGDFDLVPDFSTLRAVPWLEATALVLCDVAWHDGSPVRPSPRQVLRAQIDRARKLGFEPMFGSELEFYLLKETFAEAHAKHYIELTPSVPYNLDYHVLATSYDEPFIRTVRKGMKAAGIRVESSKGEAWPGQQEINFRFADALRMADNHVIYKNGIKEMAHQHGCSVTFMAKPDHRWIGSSCHVHSSLWKDGRNSFDGESETFRQYLAGHIASASELAIFLAPTINSYKRYAAGTWAPTTLAWGHDNRTCGFRIVGHGQHLRTESRIPGADVNPYLAFAALLAAGLHGIENRLELPPAFSGNAYESDVQRFPHALRDAIAVLENGEMARHAFGDDVVDHYLNYARTEQAQFDRVVTNYERERLFERG